CGCCCACTGCGGCCGCCGCCTTCTGTAGCGAGGTCGCGTATCTCCCCATCACTCCGCCGGACCGCGCAGAATCGTTGTATGCCATGGTCACTCCTTTTCCTGGATGGACGACAGCACACGTACCCGGGCAGGGTGGGTGCAAACGCGCGCTCATCCCACCGGCCCGGTGCATAGCTGGTCAGCGACGGTTATTCGGGCTCGCCGTCCTGGTCTTTGTGGTCGGTGAGGTAGCGCTGTGGGTGGAAGTAGTTATTGACTCGGGGTTGGCCGGTGTCGAGGTGTTTGGGTGGGATCCAGTGGGTGCGGCCGTTGCCGGGGCGTTCGGTGGTGTATCCGGTTTTCTCGACCATGAGGTTGCCGGGTTGGCAGGCCAGGGTGAGGTCGGGGATGTCGGTGCGCCCGCCTTTGGCGTGGTCGTGGGTGTGGTGGGCTTCGGTCCAGTAGAACGGCACGGTGCAGTGGGGGTGGGTGCATCCGCGATCCCGTGCGAACAGGGCCAATCTCTGAGCGGTGGTGGCGTTGCGGCGGGCGCGGCCGAGGTAGAGGATTTCTTCGGTGTGGTCGTCGAACACCGCCAGGTAGTGCCGGGAGCGTGCGGCCATCCGGATCAAATCCCGGATGGGGAGTTTGTTACCGCCGCCGGTGTCGGCCCACCCCGCCGCACGTTCGAGTTCGTTGACGGTGGTGGTGGCGACGATGGTGGCGGGCACCCCGGCGACCTGACCGAGGGTCCCGGATTCCACGGTGTCACGCAGGACCCGTTTCAGCGCGTCGTGGTGGCGTTGTTCGGGGGTGCGGTCATCGCGTCCGGTGTGGGTGTCGTCGTGGGGCAGGTTGACCCCGGGCGCGGCGTGTTTGGCGGCCGCCACATCCCATAGGGCGCGGGTTTCGGCGTCGATGTAGCCCTCGACGCGGCTCATCCCATCGGCTTGCTGGCGACCCATTTTCAGGCTGCGGCGCCGCTGCTGAGTTGCGTAGTCGGGTTCGGTGCCGTCCTGGTCGATGAAGTCCAGCAGGGCTTTGGCGGCCTTCTTGAGCTGGTCGGGTCGCAACTCCTTCGCGTGGCCGACGAGGGTGTGTTCGTAGTCGTCGCGGCGGGCGAAGGACACCCAGACGGGGAGTTTCTTGACGAAGTCCTGGATGACCTCGACATGCTCGCGGCTGATCTGCCCGCGCGCGACCGCGGCGGCGGTGTGGGCCAGGTCGGTGCGCACGCGTTGCCCGGTGAGGGTGACCCGCGGCCCCAGCTGGGTGGCGTCGGTGAGCCGTTGTGTGGCGTCTTTGGCGGTGATCCGCAGGTGGTTGGCCAGCACATCGCGCAGCGAGGTCCCACCCAGGTCAT
Above is a window of Mycolicibacterium baixiangningiae DNA encoding:
- a CDS encoding HNH endonuclease signature motif containing protein gives rise to the protein MDGEFSTAVDRLLAAVTEMQAASINDLTHPQIVGELDRIKQAVWAVPSVEHRLTARLVEEANPHDLGGTSLRDVLANHLRITAKDATQRLTDATQLGPRVTLTGQRVRTDLAHTAAAVARGQISREHVEVIQDFVKKLPVWVSFARRDDYEHTLVGHAKELRPDQLKKAAKALLDFIDQDGTEPDYATQQRRRSLKMGRQQADGMSRVEGYIDAETRALWDVAAAKHAAPGVNLPHDDTHTGRDDRTPEQRHHDALKRVLRDTVESGTLGQVAGVPATIVATTTVNELERAAGWADTGGGNKLPIRDLIRMAARSRHYLAVFDDHTEEILYLGRARRNATTAQRLALFARDRGCTHPHCTVPFYWTEAHHTHDHAKGGRTDIPDLTLACQPGNLMVEKTGYTTERPGNGRTHWIPPKHLDTGQPRVNNYFHPQRYLTDHKDQDGEPE